The Aeoliella mucimassa genome includes the window GCCGAAGTTCTCGATCGATAGCTCGTAGGTGAAGTCGACCACGCGGTTACCACCCTGGATACGTTCGACCTTGTCGACCAACTCGCGTGACGTGCGAAGCGACGAGTCGATGCCGAGGCCGATGCTGAACGATTCGCCGATGCTCACGGTCGGTACTTCGCCGCGGCCGACAAACTCGTCGCCGAGGAACGTGGAAGCTGGGCCGGCGAGCAGCACCTGGTTGCTATCGTTCGTCGCACGGGCTTCTTCGTAGATGCTCGAGGTGAGCACAGGGATCGCCAGGCGGTAGAACTTGGCCGCCAGCGGGTGCGACGAGATCTGGATGAGCTGGCGATCGCTCCGGCTGGGAAGTGTCATCTTACTCGCCAGGCGGTAGCTGACGCTCACGCCTTCGCCTTCGATCTGCTTCAGGTCGTCGGACTTCTTCAGCTCGATGCGGGCGGTGTTGTAGTCGAGGATCTGCATCTTCTGGGCGACATCGTTGAGGAACCGGTCGGCCATCTCGCGATCGCGAATGTCCCAACGATTTGAGACTTGGCCGCTAGCGGGGCCACTGAATTCGCCATTCGCGGGAGCCTCGAACAAATCGCCGGCGGCTGCTTGCTGGTTGGCTTCCTCTTGGGATGGCATAAACGCAGGGGCACGATTCACCCCCTGCGCGGCACCGCCGCCCCCCATGCCCCCCATCGACGAACTGCTACCGAAAGCGAATCCACCGAAGCTATTGCCACGGTTGTCGGCGACGACTTTCCGTTGATTCTCGAGCTCTTCGCGGGCCGCCTTGTAGTCTTTGCCGCTGGCGGCCATCTGGGCAACCAGCTCGGGCTGGGTGCGGCCGAGTTTCACGACAAGCGGATCGAGCGACGGGGCCTGGGCGACCAGCGACGGGGTCGCTGTCGACAGGGTCATCTCGACGTCGGTCCAGTCTTCGCCGCTCATTTGTTGGATCGAAGCGTTGTATTCCAGCAACACGCGATCTTGTTCGCCGGTCGCGCGCAGATTGTACGACGGCGACCACGTGGCGTTCGATACCAGATAGCTGAGCTTGATGCCAGCCGCGTTGGCTTCGGTGACGTTCACGAACACGACCGCTTCGCGAAGCGTTTTGGCCGAGCCAGCCGCGACCATGCCGCGCTTGCGCTGCAGGGTGTTGAGTTGTTGTTCGAGTTCGCGCATCTCGCGGGCGACTTGCAGTTCGCCTTCGGCGATTTCTTCGCGCTGGGTGAAGTTAAAGTCGGTCAGCTCCACCAGCGTTTCGGCGTTGAGCACTCCGTTCTTCAGCTCACGATCAGCAGTGACCGTGGTGAACTGCTCCATCTTGTCGAGGTACTGCTTCCGCTCGTTGAGCAACTGTTGCTTGCGGCGGGCAGTGGCAAGCTCGTCGGTTTGTTCCTGGATCTGGGCGTCGAGGTCGCGAACTTCCTGACGAACGTCGAGTTCCATCGGGCGGACGCGATAGCGGACCGAGCGGATTTCGACCCCCTTCAACGGTTCGGCATACAAACTGGCCGGCAGCACGTTCTCGGGCAAGTTGGTGACCACCACCTCGGCCAGCCCGGAGATTTCGTTCAAACCAACCTGACGGGTGACCAACGCCTGGCCTTGGTAGACCGTGACCGCGGCCACTTCTCCTTCGATGATCATGGGTTCGGAACCAACAGGTTCCATGGCAACGGCCGAATGGGCCAGCATTAGCACAAGACTGGCAGCAAGCAGATGGTGCTTCATGGGAGACTCCAGAGAAAGAGAGAGGGAAGGGCGCAGCGCGTCTACTGGTATTAGACGAACCGTCACTGCATAGAGTTCCCGCGAAGCAGAAAGTTTATTCCTGCTTTTCCTCTTTAGAATCATGAAGCAGCGCGAAACGCTACTTTTTTGGAGGTCGCACGGTGAACAGCGAGCACTCGAGCATGGCCAGCATTTTGTGAGCGGTCGAGCCCACGATCATGCCAGGTACGCCTTCCCAGGCGACAGTGCCCATCAGCAGCAGGTCGATATTGAGCACCCGCGTTTGATCGGCCACCACGTTGCTCGGCACTCCATCAGCTAGGTGCACCACAAGCGGCTTGCTGAGCTGGGCCGCTTCGGCCCGCGCCGAAAGCGCGTTGAGCTTTGTGCGGGCATCGGTCATCGCATGCTCGTGGGCTTGCTGGATGCTGTCCTCGGCAATCTGACTGAATTGCAGGAACGGACGCGATGCTTCTTCCACCACGTGGGTAACGTGCAGCTCGGCGTCGAACAGCTTGGCCAAGCTCAATCCGTAGTCGAACAACTCGTTACAGACCGGGGAGAAGTCGGTGCTGACGAGAATCTTCTTGGGAGTGGTCGTGCTCGATGGCTTCACCACCCATACAGGCACTGTGCAGTGCGACAGCAGGGCGATCGACGTGCTGCCGAGCAGCATGCCGGACAGCAGGCCATGGCCGCGCGAGCCGATGAGCACCAGATCGTGCCCAGCCGAGGCCGCGCGGTCGACCAGCACGGTTCGCGGGCTGCCGAGTTCCACGGAGCTTTCCGCGGTCACGCCCTGCCTGGAGGCGTCTTGCGCTTGGAGCTTCAGGGCTTCCTCGGCCCGACTGAGCACCGTTTTTTCGTCGTCGGAGGCTTCGGAGAGCAGCCGCTTGGTGCGCTCATCAAGGTCGAGCGCCGCCAGGAAGTGGACTTTGGTGTCGGTGTCGCTGTGGGCCTTAGCCGCGGTGGCCAGGGCAATGGCCTCGTCGCACGCGTGATGCGAGGGAGTATCGCCATCGGCCGATGCAAGCCAGTCGCCGCGCGAGAGATCCACCCCTACGAGTATATTTTTGAAGTCCGCCACGACAGCCTCCTACGTGCGAAATGCCGAACTCTGCAGGGCAGAGCGAAACAGATGAGTCTTACTGCATTATTCCGCACAGTAAGGCGGAAAAACAATAGGGTCGCCCGCTTTCTGGCCGGGAGTCCGAAGCTTTCCTCGAGGGAAATGTGCAGTGTGCGGGTGCAACATTTCTCGTCGCTTGCTGCTACAACCCCCAGAGCCTACTTGCCACCTGGGGGGCGAGAGTGCGAAAATACGGGATTCCTAAACACCGCTAGCAGGAGAACATCGCACGATGCCCGAAGACACCAACGCCTTTGCCGACAAGTTTGCCAAAGTTGGTTTGACGTTTGACGACGTGTTGATCCAACCCCGTTTTAGCGAAGTGGTGCCCAGCCAGGTGGATGTGAGCACCAATCTCACGAAGCGCATCAAGCTGAATCTGCCGCTGCTCTCGTCGCCAATGGATACGGTGACCGAGGCCCAGATGGCCATCGGACTGGCCCAAGAGGGGGGCCTGGGGGTGATTCACAAGAATCTGTCGATCGATCTACAGACCAAAGAGGTCGACAAGGTGAAGCGCTCAGCCAACGGCATCATCATCGATCCGGTCACGTTGCCGCCGACTGCTAGCGTTGCTGCCGCACGGGCGACGATGAGCCAATCGAACGTCTCCGGCGTGCCGATCGTCGACGCCCGCGGCAAGCTCGTAGGCATTTTAACTCGGCGAGACATGCGTTTTCTCGAAGGGGACGACTTGCCGATCGCCGACGTGATGACCAAGGAAGCGCTCGTTACGGCCACGGGGACTGTAACGCTTGAGGAAGCTGAAAAGATTTTGATGGCAAAAAAGGTCGAGAAACTTCTGCTGGTTGACGAAGATTACAGACTGACAGGCCTGATTACCATCAAAGACATCGACATGATGCGGCGCTTCCCCAATGCGGTGAAGGATCCGCAGGGGCGATTGCGGGTGGGTGCAGCCGTCGGCGTGTTCGATTTCGATCGGGTGGAGAGCCTCATTGCCAAGGAGGTCGACTTCCTGGTGGTCGACAGCGCTCACGGCCACTCGGGCAATGTGATTGAAACCGTAAAACAAATTAAGAGCCGATTTGACATCGACGTCGTCGCTGGCAACATCGCTACGTACGAGGGATGCCGCGACCTGATTGATGCGGGAGCCGATGCCGTGAAGGTGGGCATTGGACCTGGATCGATCTGCACCACGCGAATCATCTCGGGCATTGGAGTACCTCAGATCACCGCGGTCAGCGAAGCAGCCAGGGCTGCCGAAGGGACCGACGTTACCATCATTGCCGATGGCGGGATTCGATACTCAGGAGACATTACAAAAGCCATTGCTGCAGGTGCCGACGTCGTGATGATCGGCGGCCTTTTGGCCGGACTCGACGAAAGCCCAGGGCAACGGGTGTTGTACCAAGGACGCACCTACAAAGCGTATCGCGGCATGGGGTCGCTCGGCGCTATGGTGCACGGATCAAAGGAACGGTATCGCCAGGCCGACATCGACGACGATGGAGGCAACGGCAAGCTGGTTCCTGAGGGAGTAGAGGGACGCGTACCCTACAAGGGGCCGCTGGGAGCATTCATCTACCAACTGGTAGGCGGCTTGCGAGCGGGCATGGGGTACTGCGGCACCAGGACTATCGCCGAACTGCGTAAGGAAACGCATTTCGTCCGGGTCACGCCGGCAAGTGTTAGGGAGAGCCATCCGCATGACATCGCCATCACGCAAGAAGCGCCAAACTACACCACCGAATATGCCGGTGGTGAGCAAAGCTGACGAGTCGCCAGTGCGGCGTTCGGAGTGCGGAACGCACCTCGATTGCACCGTGCCGGAAGATTCGCTCCGCCTTCCGAACGCCGCATTGCGAGATTCCACCTGGCTGCCAGCCGCGTTGCTGGCCACCCTGGTGTTGTTAGCCAGCGCCTTGCAAGCCTTCGGCGAAGAGCCCGCACCGCTCCAATGGCGGCCTGCACGGGCGATCAAGCCAAACCAATCGACCGAGGTGCAGAAACCCCGCGGCGAATCGGGCTGGGCCACGACTGCCGACGTGCAACCTGCGACCGGCGCAAAACAAACGCAATCAAACGAATCGGGCCGCGTGATTCAGGTCACTTACCGCGAGTCGAGTGGACCGCAGCTCATCACCCAAGGCGAAGCCCGGGTGTCGGGCGTCGTGGTGCACCCTCGCGATCCTCGCTTCAGGGGTACCGGTCCTGCGTATCGTCTTTCGCAAGATCCTTTTGCCGACGATACCGATCTCGACGCAGAGCTGAATCGCCAGATCGCCGAGCCGTTTGGCGATCCCGATCAACAGGCTCCCACCCTCGATGGTCCTGCTCCCGGTTTAGAACCTGGCGAGTTGCCCGAACCGCTGCAGCCAGGTGGTCTCAACGAAGGTGGTCTCGAGATGACTCCACCCGATGGTTTTGATATGCCAGAGGACGACTTCGACGCCCTCGATAACGGCGTTGCCCAGCCAGGCGTCGACCCCACCTTCCAGGATCCTACGCAACAACCGAATCTCGACTCCGAAGCGGCCATCAGCAGCCCGCGGGCTCGCGAGAAGTTCGACGAAGAACGTCGCAAGGCTACCGAAGCGTACGACGAAGCCTTAACGGACCTGCGTTCCGATCGCATTGGGCGCATTCAGCTGGGCATTAGCCTGACTGGGCGAGAAGGACTCGATTACCCCTTCGAGGGGACCATCGACGATGGCACGCTGTACGAGGGTCGTGAATGGCCGGAAGTCACCTACATGTGGAAGGCGGCCGCCAACTGCCACAAGCCGCTGTATTTCGAGCAGCCTCAGCTCGAACGTTACGGCCACTCGTGGGGACCTTATACTCAGCCTTTGATTTCGGGTGCTCACTTCTTTACCCGCATCCCGGTGCTGCCTTACTGCATGGGCATCGAGTCGCCGACCGAGTGCATCTATCCGTTGGGTCACTACCGTCCCGGCAACTGTGCTCCGTATATGATCCCCGCGGTACCGTTCACCTGGCGAGCTGCTTTGTTCGAAGCAGGGGCTGTGACTGGAGCCGCGGCTGCGATTCCTTAATCGCCGCGTGGGCCTAGATTGATTTCAGGAGAGCCAGTGGGAACAATAGTAGTTCCCACTGGCTTTTTTTGTTTCGATCCACTTGGCCACGAGTCGTGCCATGTTGTACGCTATTGTCATACTCGCGATGCTTGCCTTGTGGTTCGTCGCCGCGTACATGGCCTGGTGGGCTTTGATCTGCATTCAGATCAATCGTTACTTCCAATGCGTGAATCTGATCAAGCCTAGGTTTCAGCTGGTCGACCTGCTGGCGGTTTGTCTTACGCTGCAGGTCCCTTTGGTGCTCATCTCGCTGAACGTCCGCTACGGAAGCTTGCCGACCGAGGTCGTGTTGTTCTTCGGCGGAATCTACTCGCTGGTCTATCTTGGCATTGCCTGGTGGGGAGCCGCCGCGCTGTCGGTCATCCAGGTGCGAGGTTCGCTTCGCAGAGGGCTCTTTATCGGTGTGCTGCAACCGTTGGGGCTCGGTTTGATTCTGGCCAGTATTCATGTGCTGCTGTTTGTCCCCTTCATCGTTTACGAAGGCGAGCCAAGCGACACGTACGTCGAACTGCTGATGCTGATTGGCTACATTTTTGGAACTTACCTCTTCTGCCAGGCTTGCAATTGGGTGCGGGCGGGGAGTGAACTGGCACACCATCCATCGAGAACCACTTTGTGATGCAATTTGTTAGTTGTAGTGTAGGCTCCCTCTCCATCCTACTTGGTTGGGGGTACGCTCTGTTTAATCTGGCCAAGGTACAGAATCTGGAACCGGAACCCTCGGCTGATGCGACCGTTCGGTTGCAGCTTGGCGATCTCTTCTCGCTGTTCGTGTTCGTCATCCCTCCGCTACTGGTGATCTCGTTTTTTCGTGAGTCGACCAAGGATCTGTTGTCCGAGTTGTGCATCGGTGGAGGTATGTTGCTGCTGTTCTTTATTGTGCTCTGGTGGTTGTGCGTCGAAGCTTTGTCGCTGCAAGGCATCAGTAGTAACGCACGTCGATTCGCCTGCCTGGCCTTTTTGGTTCCAGCCTCGCTTATCGGAGGTTTGCTGGCGGTGCAACTCCTGGTCTCGGCGCCGTTCGTCATGTTTGATGCCAACCAGCCTTGGCACTGGTGGGCCATCATCTCGGTAGCGACGGGACTGCTCGGTGCGGCCATTGGTTGGGGGCAGCGACGCGTGTTTCGCTTGGGTAAGCCGCAGGTGTCGAGCGACGATCCCTAGCGCTGCGGGTTGTGCGGAACATTCCGCAGCGACTCCGCCGAACCCCCCCCTCGGTGGTTCTCGATCGCAAGGTAGACTTGCGCGATGATCCAATTCTTCTCAGTGATGGTGGTTCTAATCTTCATGCTCGTCGGCTGGGCCTGCGCGCTCATTGCCTTGCGGGCGATGTTCGCAGCGACCAGTGATCAAACGGTCAAACCATCACGGGAGTTCAGCCTGGTCGACCTCATGGCATTGTTCGTTGCGGTGTTGCCCCCGCTGTTGCTGTTTTCGTCCACCGCATCGTTTCCGCATTTCGACTGGCAAACCAAGTTGATCTTCGGTGGACTGCTGATGCTCGTATTCGCCCGCGCGTGGTGGCGAGCCGTGCTGTTGCTCACTCAGCTCAGGATCAACCAGAGTGTGCGTCGATTTGCCTTTCTGGCGATCATTCTGCCGGTGATCCTCGTGGGAACCGTGGTGGTCGCTGGGGGAGTGCTGACTGTGTACCCAGCGCTTACGTACGCAAAGCTGGCCAACGATGGTTGGCTGCTGACGATGTCGCAAATCGGCGGATTGGGTTATGCGATGCAACTTGCCGTGCATTGGGTAAAGCTGGGCTCGCCAGAGTGGCAGCCAGCGAGTGAGCCGGAAGCTCGGCTTGACTCCGCCACGCCGAGCCGGGCACAATTCAACCAACGCCCTCTGCTTTAGCCGATGGACTCATGCGATAGGAGGGTACCGCATGCCGCTTACCGACGAGACACGCGACCAAATCACCGAATGTTTGTTCGCCGGTCGCAAGATTGAAGCGATCAAACTGTATCGCGATGCAACCGGTACAGGGCTGAAGGAAGCCAAGGACTTTGTGGACACCCTGAGTGCTTCACTTCGCGAAGAGTATCCCGAGAAGATGCCTGCCGAGGGGAGCGGGTGTGGTGCCGCGGTGCTCGTATGTGCTGGCTTGGCCAC containing:
- a CDS encoding ribosomal protein L7/L12, producing the protein MPLTDETRDQITECLFAGRKIEAIKLYRDATGTGLKEAKDFVDTLSASLREEYPEKMPAEGSGCGAAVLVCAGLATASLYSWLV
- a CDS encoding universal stress protein, which translates into the protein MADFKNILVGVDLSRGDWLASADGDTPSHHACDEAIALATAAKAHSDTDTKVHFLAALDLDERTKRLLSEASDDEKTVLSRAEEALKLQAQDASRQGVTAESSVELGSPRTVLVDRAASAGHDLVLIGSRGHGLLSGMLLGSTSIALLSHCTVPVWVVKPSSTTTPKKILVSTDFSPVCNELFDYGLSLAKLFDAELHVTHVVEEASRPFLQFSQIAEDSIQQAHEHAMTDARTKLNALSARAEAAQLSKPLVVHLADGVPSNVVADQTRVLNIDLLLMGTVAWEGVPGMIVGSTAHKMLAMLECSLFTVRPPKK
- the guaB gene encoding IMP dehydrogenase — protein: MPEDTNAFADKFAKVGLTFDDVLIQPRFSEVVPSQVDVSTNLTKRIKLNLPLLSSPMDTVTEAQMAIGLAQEGGLGVIHKNLSIDLQTKEVDKVKRSANGIIIDPVTLPPTASVAAARATMSQSNVSGVPIVDARGKLVGILTRRDMRFLEGDDLPIADVMTKEALVTATGTVTLEEAEKILMAKKVEKLLLVDEDYRLTGLITIKDIDMMRRFPNAVKDPQGRLRVGAAVGVFDFDRVESLIAKEVDFLVVDSAHGHSGNVIETVKQIKSRFDIDVVAGNIATYEGCRDLIDAGADAVKVGIGPGSICTTRIISGIGVPQITAVSEAARAAEGTDVTIIADGGIRYSGDITKAIAAGADVVMIGGLLAGLDESPGQRVLYQGRTYKAYRGMGSLGAMVHGSKERYRQADIDDDGGNGKLVPEGVEGRVPYKGPLGAFIYQLVGGLRAGMGYCGTRTIAELRKETHFVRVTPASVRESHPHDIAITQEAPNYTTEYAGGEQS
- a CDS encoding mucoidy inhibitor MuiA family protein translates to MKHHLLAASLVLMLAHSAVAMEPVGSEPMIIEGEVAAVTVYQGQALVTRQVGLNEISGLAEVVVTNLPENVLPASLYAEPLKGVEIRSVRYRVRPMELDVRQEVRDLDAQIQEQTDELATARRKQQLLNERKQYLDKMEQFTTVTADRELKNGVLNAETLVELTDFNFTQREEIAEGELQVAREMRELEQQLNTLQRKRGMVAAGSAKTLREAVVFVNVTEANAAGIKLSYLVSNATWSPSYNLRATGEQDRVLLEYNASIQQMSGEDWTDVEMTLSTATPSLVAQAPSLDPLVVKLGRTQPELVAQMAASGKDYKAAREELENQRKVVADNRGNSFGGFAFGSSSSMGGMGGGGAAQGVNRAPAFMPSQEEANQQAAAGDLFEAPANGEFSGPASGQVSNRWDIRDREMADRFLNDVAQKMQILDYNTARIELKKSDDLKQIEGEGVSVSYRLASKMTLPSRSDRQLIQISSHPLAAKFYRLAIPVLTSSIYEEARATNDSNQVLLAGPASTFLGDEFVGRGEVPTVSIGESFSIGLGIDSSLRTSRELVDKVERIQGGNRVVDFTYELSIENFGSEPAQVRLMDRMPTAGEADIKITLVSSDQSMSEDRDFRENDMENGMLRWDVEVPANATGVDRYVMKYTMQIEYDKQLSIVGLPAKR